The Methylococcus sp. Mc7 genomic sequence CCCGCGAAGGGAGGATTCGCGTTCCCGCGGACGCACTTTCAGCCGCCGGCCTCCGCCTCGGGTCGGTCCGGCGCCGGCCAGTCGAGATGGAAGAAACGGCCGCGCGGCCGGTCGGTGCGTTCGTAGGTATGGGCGCCGAAATAGTCGCGCTGGGCCTGCAGCAGGTTGGCGGGCAGGCTGGCGCTGCGGTAACCGTCGAAATACGCCAAGGCCGAGCCGAAAGCCGGGACCGGCAGCCCGTTTTGGACGGCGAGCGCCACGATTTCGCGCCAGTGGTCCTGGCCCCGATGGAGGGCGTTGCGGAAATAGGGGTCGAGCATCAGGTTCGACAGCGCGGCATCCAGAGTGTACGCGTCGGTGATCTTTTGCAGGAAACGGGCGCGGATGATGCAGCCGCCCCGCCAGATGCGGGCGATGGTCGCAAAGTCCAGTTGCCAGCCGTAGGTCTTCTGGGCTTCGGCCATGAGCTGGAAACCTTGGGCATAGGCGCAGATCTTGGCGCAGTACAGGGCATCCCGGACCGCCTCGACCAGGTGCGCGGTATCGGCCTCTCGCCGGACCTCCGGACCCTGCAGAATCGCGCTTGCGGCCACCCGCTCCTCCTTGAGGGCGGAAAGCGCCCGGGCGAACACCGCCTCGGCGATGGCGTTGGCCGGTATGCCCTGCTCCAGCGCGCTGGCCGCGGTCCATTGCCCGGTGCCTTTCTGCCCCGCCGCATCCAGGACCTTGTCGACCAGGAAACCGTCGCCGGAAGGGTCCTTCTGCTGCAGGATGTCGCTGGTGATTTCGATGAGATAGCTCGAAAGCTCGCCCTGGTTCCAATCCCGGAAAATGGACGCGATGGCGCCGGCTTCCAGGCCGCCCAGATGCTTCAGCAGCCAGTAGCTTTCCGAGATCAGCTGCATGTCGATGTATTCGATGCCGTTGTGCACCATCTTGACGTAGTGGCCGGCGCCGTTCGGGCCGATCAGGGCCGTGCAAGGCTCGCCACCGGCAACGGGGCGGCCGGGCTCCGCCCCCTCCAGCGGCTGCCCGGTGGCCGGATCGACCTTGGCGGCGATCGCCCGCCATACCGGCTCCAGCAAACGCCAGCTTTCCGCGCTTCCGCCCGGCATCAAGGAGGGCCCGAAGCGGGCACCGATTTCTCCGCCGGAGACGCCGGAACCGATGAAGCGGAACCCGGCGGCGTCCAGTTCCCGCTCCCGCCGGATCGTGTCCAGCCAGTGGGCGTTGCCACCGTCGACGACGAGGTCGCCCGGATCCAGCAGCGGCAGGAGCTGCCCGATCACGGCGTCGGTTCCCGCGCCGGCTTTCACCAGGAGAACGATGCGCCGCGGCCTTTGAATGGCCTGCACGAACTCCGCCAATCCGGCGCAGGGAAGAATGCGTGCCCGGGACGGCTCGGCGCGTTCGCAGTGGGCCATGAATTCCCGGGTACGCTCGTAGTTGCGGTTGTAAACCGCGATCGTATAACCATGATCGGCGATGTTGAGCGCCAGATTCTGGCCCATCACGGCCAGGCCGATGAGTCCGACGTCGGCATTCCCATTCTTCATCACGACAAGCTCCAAAAGACAAGGTTCGAAAATCACCTTAGAACGCTTTGCGCGGCGAGTAAAGGCGGGAACCTTTCGACCCTGCGTCCGGTCTGAAAAAGTCGTCGATACATGGACTACTATAGGGTGTCGCGACTTTCTCAATATGGACGCCCCGATGAAGATGCGCTCCCTGTCACTGGCCATTGCCATTGCAAGCTCCTCCTCCGCCCACGCCGACCAGGCCGAACCGGCGCAGTATCGGCCCGCTGTTCCGCTGAGCGCGGCAAGCGTCTCGGCGAGCGGCTTCCTCGGCGGCGACCAGCCTTTCGAGCTGGAACTGCCCGCGGTGGTGGCAGACCTCACTCCGGAAAACCCCGGCGAGTTTAAGACCGGCACGGTGTACTCACTGCCCATCCCCGTCACGCCGTCGGTGTTGCGCTGGGAAGCGGTCCCAGGCGGCTACGCGGCCCGTATCCGGGTGTCGTCCGCCAATGCGGTGCGGCTCCGGCTGCACCTGGTTTTCGGTAGTACCCTGCCGCCCCTCGAATTGCGCCTCCAGGGCAACGAGGACGCGACCCTGCCGGCGCCGATCGACAATTCGGCGATTCACGGCAATGCGCTTTGGCTGCCCCTCACTCTGGGAAACAGAGCCGATCTCGAGATCTTCGTGGGCGGTACCACATCGCCGGAGGCGCTCGATTTGAGGCTCGACAAGATCAACCTCATCCTGGTGGATGCCAGCAACCCGGCCACTTCTGGCTTCTCCGCCCAAAGTGTGGGATACGCCGAACATCGGCAATACGACCTCGCCTGCTGGTCGAACGATCCGGCGTATCCTGCGCTGCAGATCGCGGCAGCCGCCACCGCCAATATCAATTACTTAAGAAAGGGCGCTTCTTACCTCTGCAGCGGCACCCTGCTGAATGACAAGGGTGGCACCAACACGCCCTGGTTCGCCACGGCCAACCACTGCCTGCCGGACCAGACCATCGCCGATACGGCATCCTTCGAATGGTTCTGGCAGGCGACCGACTGCAACGCCTACTACACCGATTCGCGCTACAGTCAGACATTTGGCGGGGCGCAACTGCTCTGGACCGACTTCCATCGCGAGCCATCATTTCTAAGACTCAGAAATCCCCCGCCGGCCAATGTCTATTTTTCCGGGTGGAACACGGCCATCAAGGTCGGCGATGCCGTGTGGGGTGTACATCATCCGCGCGGAGACCACACCATGGTCAGCAAGGGGAAGGTCACTGCCCTCAAGGAGACGATCACCGCCAGCGGCGGGACCCATTTGCTGGACCAAGTGCGATACGTCCACGGCGGCACCGAAGGCGGCAGCAGCGGTTCCGGCCTGTTCGCCGTCTCCGGCGGCACCGCCTATTGGAAGGGCTCGCTCTTCGGCGGCTCAGCGGAGGACTACCAGGACAGCGATTACAGCCATTTCGCCGGCTATTACGAGCAGATCAAGCCCTGGCTCACGTCCTGCGCACCGCCCTGGGGAGGCAGCATTCCGGGCGGCCAGAGCGTCACCGCATACCAGAGAGAAACCGCCAGCAAGTGCGCTTCCGTGTCCGAAGTTCGGACCTGCACCGACGGCAATCTCAGCGGAAGTTACACTTACGAAACTTGCACCCACGTCCCGGGCGCAGCCTGTACCCTCCCCTGGGGCGGCACCCTGGAAGACGGCCAGAGCGTCACCGCCTATCAGATCGACAGCGCCGTGAACTGCGCATCGGTCGCCGAGGTCCGCGCGTGCCTGGAAGGCACCCTCAGTGGCAGCTTCGGCTATCAGACTTGCACGAGCTCCGTTGACTCGGCCTCCATGACCGTCGTCCATCCCGCCGGCGGCGAAACCTTCGCGGCGGGACAAACCGTGCCGATCCAATGGCGACTGACCGGCTACGGCTCCAAGGCGAAAGTGAACGTCGCCTTGTCCAAGAACGGCGGGGCGAAATGGAGCGCCTTGAAGTCCGGCGCCCGGAATACCGGCAGTTGGAACTGGAAGGTCAGGAAGGGCCAGGCGACGTCCCGGGCGCTCATCCGGGTCTGCCTGCCCAAGACGAAGAAAACCCCGGCCATTTGCGACATCAGTGACGCGGTCTTCACGGTCCAGAAGTGATGCCGGGCCGCCTCGAACGGATTTCCCCAATGTTTCAGGTCTTGAAAGCCCACCGCCTTGACCCCCACAATTCCCGAGTATCCCTCCGAGCCGTCCGTGTCTTTGGCAAGGAACGCGTGAGATGAGCAGCAAACCCGGACTATTTCCGAACACCACAGCATTTTCCGAAGACAACGCCGGTTTCGTCGAAGCGCTGTACGAACAGTTCCTGCGCGATCCGGAAGCCGTGGCGCCGGACTGGCGCGAGAAATTCCGCGCCTTTCGCGAAGGCAAGACGGCCGAACCGGCCGTT encodes the following:
- the gndA gene encoding NADP-dependent phosphogluconate dehydrogenase, which encodes MKNGNADVGLIGLAVMGQNLALNIADHGYTIAVYNRNYERTREFMAHCERAEPSRARILPCAGLAEFVQAIQRPRRIVLLVKAGAGTDAVIGQLLPLLDPGDLVVDGGNAHWLDTIRRERELDAAGFRFIGSGVSGGEIGARFGPSLMPGGSAESWRLLEPVWRAIAAKVDPATGQPLEGAEPGRPVAGGEPCTALIGPNGAGHYVKMVHNGIEYIDMQLISESYWLLKHLGGLEAGAIASIFRDWNQGELSSYLIEITSDILQQKDPSGDGFLVDKVLDAAGQKGTGQWTAASALEQGIPANAIAEAVFARALSALKEERVAASAILQGPEVRREADTAHLVEAVRDALYCAKICAYAQGFQLMAEAQKTYGWQLDFATIARIWRGGCIIRARFLQKITDAYTLDAALSNLMLDPYFRNALHRGQDHWREIVALAVQNGLPVPAFGSALAYFDGYRSASLPANLLQAQRDYFGAHTYERTDRPRGRFFHLDWPAPDRPEAEAGG
- a CDS encoding trypsin-like peptidase domain-containing protein, translating into MKMRSLSLAIAIASSSSAHADQAEPAQYRPAVPLSAASVSASGFLGGDQPFELELPAVVADLTPENPGEFKTGTVYSLPIPVTPSVLRWEAVPGGYAARIRVSSANAVRLRLHLVFGSTLPPLELRLQGNEDATLPAPIDNSAIHGNALWLPLTLGNRADLEIFVGGTTSPEALDLRLDKINLILVDASNPATSGFSAQSVGYAEHRQYDLACWSNDPAYPALQIAAAATANINYLRKGASYLCSGTLLNDKGGTNTPWFATANHCLPDQTIADTASFEWFWQATDCNAYYTDSRYSQTFGGAQLLWTDFHREPSFLRLRNPPPANVYFSGWNTAIKVGDAVWGVHHPRGDHTMVSKGKVTALKETITASGGTHLLDQVRYVHGGTEGGSSGSGLFAVSGGTAYWKGSLFGGSAEDYQDSDYSHFAGYYEQIKPWLTSCAPPWGGSIPGGQSVTAYQRETASKCASVSEVRTCTDGNLSGSYTYETCTHVPGAACTLPWGGTLEDGQSVTAYQIDSAVNCASVAEVRACLEGTLSGSFGYQTCTSSVDSASMTVVHPAGGETFAAGQTVPIQWRLTGYGSKAKVNVALSKNGGAKWSALKSGARNTGSWNWKVRKGQATSRALIRVCLPKTKKTPAICDISDAVFTVQK